In Setaria italica strain Yugu1 chromosome IX, Setaria_italica_v2.0, whole genome shotgun sequence, the genomic stretch ATACGCTCTTTCTAGGTGTCAAGGTTGAAGGAATCCTCCGTCAGTCTGCTGATGTTGAAGAAGTCAAACGCAGGATTCGGGATTACGAAAAGGGTGATTTCTTGTAGTCTGACATTTTTCCCTTTTAAGTTAGGACAACTAGGTTTGGCACTTCAGTGTCTCAGCCCTCTTGGGATTTCTTGTATGCAGTTATAGTAAGTTATTTATATTCTTATATTGGTACATATTTTCATGAAGCTAGTTTGGGAGGACTATTAGTTTGGATATTCTGAGAGAGTTGTATTTGCTCTGGTTTATTTGCCAGCTATGTGTTTAAAACCACATCTTTTAATATGAATTTGTAGGAAAGAATGAGTTCTCCCCAGAAGAGGATGCACATGTTATCGGTGACTGTATTAAGGTATTTATTGACAAGCATTACTATGGTCTCACAATAGGAATAAATTGTGTATTATTTTTAGTAACATTTGACGGTCCTCACTCGTTGCAGTACATTCTTCGAGAGATGCCATCTTCTCCAGTCCCTGCATCATGTTGCACTTCCCTGGTTAGAGCTTACCGTAAGACTGACTTGAAACTTACTTTATTTACTCAGCAATCTGTCCAGTCTTAAATTTCTGAGCCTAGCTACCTTTCATGGAGTATATACCAAAATACTAGCTAAGCTTATGCCCTACCAAACATTGTGTTATGCTAAAATTATAAACTGATCAAAACAAGCGATTATACAGGAACTGACAAGACAAGAAGACTTGATGCTATGAATAGAGTGATATATGAAGTTTTTCCAGAACCAAATCGCCAATTGTTGCAGAGGTATCTATCGCCAATGGTTTGTTTCAAATGTCTTATCAACCAAACTCTAGACTGAAAAAGTTAATGATCATGGCGTCATGGTCCTAATGCCTATGATTTTCATTCTTGAAGAATATATACGTGATTTTTCCATATTTATTTTGATTATCAGTTAGCTATAGCCTGTATCATAAATTGACGACAGCATCATCAAAGTCCATGAAACTCATTGCTTTTTCTTTTAGGATTCTCAAAATGATGCAGATTGTTGGATCGCACAAAGCTGTAAATAGGATGTCTGCGTCTGCTTTGGCAGCTTGCATGGCACCACTTCTTCTTCGGCCTCTTCTTCTTGGTGAATGTGAAATTGATAGTGACTTCAGTATGGCTGGGGACAGTTCATTCCAGTTGCttcaagctgctgctgctgccaaccATGCTCAAGCTATTGTTATTATTATGCTTGAGGAATATGATCAGATATTTGATGTATCTCCTTTTCCCTGGACATGTTTTTCTCTGCAAGCAAGTTCCATTTGATTGTCATGAATTTTAATCCAACAGTTACCTGTTTAGGATATTGAAGACGGTTCATACTCTTCAGATGCTTATACCGAGTCTGACATTGACAAGGAATATTCAACAGACAATGACATACATGAAGATGATGGTTCCTATGGTTCTGGTGAAGATGATGTCGAAGAAGATTTGAATGATAATACTGAACACTCTTCTGGCAACAGGGGTGAACGTGATAGTAACATTAGGGTTGGTAATGCAGATGACCAGGTACTTCATCTGATCACTGTGTTCATTTCTAAAACATTATCAAAAGGAAGATATTTCTTTGTTTGTAAACCTTTATGATTGACCCCTTGTTTTATCATGCTATTCCTTACTGATCATTTGATTATTTCTGAATTTGTATTATAAGTTATCTTCTTGTTTTGCTTTAGCATTCAGAAATTATTTTGTTTGACTCCTGATTCCTAAACGTAACTGCTCACAAGTCTGGTAGAACCTTTCCATTTTCATCAACACTATTTATTGCAGTCAAAAGGGCCTCATTTGCTTAATTCTTGCTTGATAGTGGTTTTTCATAGGAACATTTTTTAGCAAGACTTTCAATATCAAGTAATCCTAGTACAAACTAAATTTTTTAGCAAGACATGTCAATATCAAGTAATCCTAGTACAAACTAAGTTATGCTAATTTATTAaacatgtttcttttttttcttgaataggCTGAGTGTCATTTCATTAGGATAGGAAGAAACAACAAGAGAGAGGACATGAGTCTACTCCCCTATACAACTAAAAGTTTACAGTCTCACCACAAAATTAAAACACACGACCAAGAAACTAGACCTAATCTGGGGGAAGCAACCGGAGGTGCATCTCCTGCAAAACACCATAAGGTGCACTCAGTCTTCACCGCCTGCAGGATCACCTGCACACTTGGACTAACACCCTCAAACACACATGCATTCCGATGCTTCCATATTTCCCAAGCAACCATGATTATTGAACATGTTTCATCCACTATATCCCCACTATTCACTATAAAAAATTCCCTCTTGCACATAATTTAAAATTGGAGCAGGTAAATCATATTTTGAGCATCTTCATTCATCAGGCACTACCTTCTTAATGCCCAATTAAACAACCAGTTTAGCTAATTCGCAATACCATATGATGAATAGCCTGTAAGAATAAAAACTCTCCTTAGGGGAGAGATGTCGGGCCTAGCATCATCATATATGTAGGAGGTGCAAATCGAACCTGGTTGGCTGAGTAGCAACTAGCTCCACTAACGAGTATATCTCGGGGAGATTCTCAACAAACAATCTCTTAAGAAGAAATCAACTAGTTATTTGTTGTATCTAACTGACTTGAAGATTTATGCTTTCGTATTCAACTGATGGTCCAAAAGTCCATCAATTGCATTCTGATAATGAATGCCATCATTTTACTCAGTGTTTGAAGCTAGCATATAATTGAAATGCTAATAAGATATATATTTATAGACTGCTTATTATGTATTTCATTTGGCCAACAAAAGACTAACACTATAGGATGCATGCAGCCATGATAAACATCTGAAAGGATCTGGGCGATTCTTTTTATGAAAATACTTTTGCTAAATCATGCTCTTGAAAAATTAATGGTTAAAGTAGCATTAATTTTACGCAGAAAAAAAACGCCTTCCTTTTTCTTGACTGAAGGGATTACTCCAGGCATCTTAATGTTCTTGGAAATTATATTAATAAGACTAAGATTCTAATGAATGACACTGCATGAAGTCTGAAATAATCACGGCACACATTTCAAACATATAAATTTTCCTTTCCAACTAAATGCTCTTGCAGTTTGTTACCTTACAATTTCTCATCACCCATAGGTTATCTCGGGCCCTGCATGTGATGAAAATGATAAAGTTGTTCAACCACCTGTGAGGACCACGAGAGTAGAACATGGTGTGCCAACAGAAGAAAGTAATCAAATTAGTTCTCTTCAAAAAGTTGACGAAACCTCTCAAATGGAGAGCAACCTTCCATCCCAATCAAAACAAGAATCAACTAATGAAAGCAAAAGGAACTCATGGGGGCGTACTTCAGTAAGTTTAAATTGTTATTCACATAATTGTCTATCAGAACTAGTGCTATCTGCTATGTTATAGCTTGGCTTAAGCACTTTATTTACAGGCAAGAAAAGACCTCTCAACAGAGGAGGCTAACTGTTgcggtggtgatgatgatgagtaaGTAGCCTGTTATATTATATACAATGCAACTGGGCATGTGCTATGTATTGAAAGAGTAACAGACATCTTATAAAAGCAGCAAATTCTTTTTTGCAAGTTGTTTTGCTATAATTCTCCTTGAAAGCAATGAATATTGCGTGGAATATTAGATTGGATTGATTGAGAGATAGGGGTTACAATATATAGGGGTGAGGAGATCTTAGGGCTTATAGAAACAGAGCCGGATAAGATCTCATATCTCTAACCATCCTAATCAAGGAGAGGCCGGCCAGGCTACAAGCCACACAGCCCAGGCCCATACACACGCATACATACAGCTTGCTAACACTCCTCAACAACCAAGAACTCATCCCATGACGACCAAAAGAGAATAAAAGGAATATATCACTGTTGTTAGGGTTTAGTAATGGGAATAAACTCTTTCAGTTCTTATTTAGTGGCCCAGTTCTGTTTGTCGTCGTAGTTAAAAGTATGTAAAGGTTGGCTGCTACGGACCGAGCCACTTTTAGCTACAAAAAGTTTTCCCTACATTCCTTTCCCCATATACTTTTGTCCTACTTCTATCCACTCCCACTTGTAGGATGAGTAGTGCATAAAATACAATCATGTTTTCCAATTCATGCATAGaaagttttctttctttcactGCATATAGGTTCACTTTCCCTTTGCTTCTCTAAAATTTGTATGTCTTATGAACTTGGCATACCATTTAGGGTTTcctgttacattttttatataaaaaaactgGACAGATGGAAACttataaagataaaaataaagTCAGCTTTTAGAATTTGCATTTGTTGATATTTTGAGTTGCCTTTTCTTATCTAATTCAGCTTCTGAACTAGGGCTCATATTGTGAAGCTTGAAAACAACAAGAGTCATCTCCAATCTAAAATTACAATGGAGGTACAAGGATCACACTAAAATCATGTAACATAGCATTCTTCGGTGTGAGATGATGCTATGTCTTTTTCAGGTAAAAGAAAATACAGTACTCCAGGCAAGTCTAGAAAGGCGAAAAGAAGCACTACATGAGCGCCGTGTAGCACTAGAAAAAGAAGTAAGAGCTCAAACTTAaggtctattttttttttctgttctgGAAAGAGAATATACTCCAGGTACCATTTTTTACTGTTTAGTGGCTTTGTTTCCGTAAGAGATTCTCTGTTCCAGGCAGGGTTCAAACTTTAacaaatatagaaaaaaaaagcatatgACACCGGGCATTATGTTGAAGGTGAAGATTGTTCTAGTAGCAGTTATGCAGCAAGTACTATTCAAACATCTGAACCCAAGCAATAGCCCAAATAACTTTGAGAAAGTGGTCCTTGCTCCTTACGTTTTAAGAGTCAACAAATGCATGCACTCTGCCCTCAAGGTTTGATCACATGGTGCTCAGTCAGATGAGCTTTTTATTCTTATCTGTTTGAATGCCCAAGACAACTGATACAAAGTATGTTAACGAATACCAaaatgattcttttttttttccttttaaaggATGAGTACATTAATCGAAATGAACATTTTCTTGCTGTCCATACTTATCCAGTGCAATCATGTTTCATTTGTAGGAATATCTCCCTGATAACAACAAACTAAATGAAGTTCCGATTCTATTTGATGTACTAATTTCATTATGCGGCCAACTTTTTTTTACCTCACATTTTATCACTCTGAGCAAGGCCCAGTGAAGCATCAGTTTCTTTGCAAGGCCCTGTGAAGCATCAGTTTGAGCAACATTGCACTTGCTTTccacttctttcttccttcaaatAAATTGAAGTTTCTAGCAGTCATGGTAACGTTTGGGTGCAGCCTTGCCTGAAGAGAGGGGAGTGGGAGTCCTACTGTGATGCATTGTGGCCTGTACTCCACTGAACTGCATACTGGATAATGCCACTTAAACCATTGAAGTATTAAATATCACTTTGTAATAGCGATGTATCCATCCATCATTGGACCATATAGTCCGCTGATAGAACAAGGATTTGAATGGGAGTTCTGACTCAGATCTCAGAACTATGCTGTACTTATGTGCTTCTGGAATTGTTTTGTTGTGCTTGCAATGTTCTGCATTTTTCTCTGTTCAACAAGGATACTTTGCACATTCAACAGGTGGAAAATTTACGAGACCAGCTGCAGAAGGAGAGAAATTTGAGGGCTTCATTGGAGTCTGGCCTAATGAATATGCGAAGAGGACAGGTGTCCTTCCCGTCAACAATAGACAGCAAGGTACCCTTTCTGAAACTGGCTATTGAGATAGATAACGGTTTTCGCCATTTGAAACgttttcttctttctgttgATTAAAGACTAAGGCTGATCTTGAGGAAGTAGCTGCCGCTGAAGCTGACATTATGAACTTGAAGCAAAAGGTTTCTGATCTTCGTGGACAACTCAACAACCAGGCCCAACTGAGTTCCACCTCATTATGTGAATCATGCAACAACAAGCGGCTCCTAAATACAGACAAGATTGTCGAGTAAGGTTTTATTTCCAAGAATTCAGTAGTACTTTCGCACATTCTATAATATTTTGCCTCTCTTTAAAATCTTTGGTTGAGACATATTTAAGATAGAGTTCTACTAAATTGGTCTCCCTTTCTTCAGCGGCGAACAAAATGCTGCCCTTTCTACAGAGATTAGCTCCTCAGTCAAAGCACCAACTGTACCTGACATGTTCTGGGCTACAAACCAAATGGTTCAAAAGATGTTGGTTTCGAAGGACGGCCAAGATGGATCACTTACCACGAGGTGGAACTTTGCGCAGAGGCAGAACTCCAATAATGCAGTTACGAACAAGGCTCAAGGTTCAAGTACTAAAGCAGAGGTGATCCCGTTCTGCACGATAGTAAACGTTTATTATGCTACTcttagcccccccccccccccccctcctggTGTCTGACGCTAACGATTTATTAACCTGAAGTTAATACTACCGCTATATTATCAGGAATCTGGGATGGCACCATCGTCTGCATTAGCCAAGCTGACTAGCCGACTCAACTTTTTGAAAGAAAGAAGGGCGCTTCTTGCTAGTGAGATGCAAAACTTAGATCTGGGTCGCCCTCAGGCCCAGGGGCCTACAGCTCCTCCGAAAGGAGACTCCAGCTGAGCAGTAGACTTGTGTTACTACATATGTTCCTGGAAGAGGATTCCTGGCAATGTTTTCAGAAACTTTGGTTGGAACAAACTACAGTAGTTATAGAGTAACATAATCTGGACATTGCGCTGGTAAATCGTGTCTTCACCATGATGTTATATACACCAGTTGTGTAGCAACAACACTGACGGTCAACCTGGTATGTAGCATTCTCTTCAAACACTCTGGGCCACTGCCCAAGTACGCTTGCAAGTACATTTCAACATTTGTGGGGCTGTTATCCAGTTCCATTAGCCTGAGGAGGTACTCGGGAGTGGTATCTGTTTCTCTTGCTGCACATCAGCTAAACTTATGATCAAACTTTGTAAGAATATAGCACTATGCTTCTCTGTATTTAAAGTACTGTATGAGCTAATAGCAGATCCAGGGTCAAAAGTTCCTGCTTGAAAGTTGAGCCCCTATTTGTTTTGTCCTTTCCACTACTATTTTTTTAGAATCGAGATTGAATCTGTTGTATCATATGTTCATTCATTCTTACAGTACCATTTTTCCAAGAAAGTTTCACTAGTGTCTCTGCCAAAGAAAAATTGAGGTTTTGGCACACGAAGAGCAGTTTTATTCTTTTtagcaggagcaggctgggcGGGCCTGTTCACGAGCACGCTTGTCCCGGCCCGCAAAAAACGCCTTTGTGACCGGCCATTGAGGCCCAGATTCTGTTTAATAAAAGTGGCCTACCGGGCCTGCCTGCTATCCGGCAGCGGAGGCCCGTAAAGAAAGGCCCGCTAGGGCGCTTAGTGCGTGACACTGTGACAGCATTGATGCGTCGCTGACTCTGAGGTCTGAGCACgacctccccgcgccgccgtacgtcccctccggcgccgcctcctgccccCGGCGCCTTCTTCGCCTACTCCTCCGTGGCATTTGCGGCGATTAATTAGTGGGAAAGGGGGCGaatgcagccgccgccgcagccacagGGAGCAatggccaccggcgccgccatcCTCACCGTCCCATGCTCCGCGTGCCGCCGCCCGAAGCGGAGCAGCCAGcgccgcggctccggctccggctccctcTCCGTCCGTGCGTCCTCCGACGCAAACAGTAAGCGCTGCGGACCACGCcccctttccctttcccttccGGAACTCGAGTCATGGCTCCACGGCTGCGTTTCGCTTTGCTAAAATTGCCTCGCCGC encodes the following:
- the LOC101781342 gene encoding rho GTPase-activating protein REN1; translated protein: MSASELKISHQQPTENISQVKTCRCGAGDSNFQTTNKSEAGENSPTTCPNCQVLKSGNLLLSSKGIGWTVWKKRWFILTRTSLVFFRSDPNAPPPRGSEPIVTLGGIDLNNTASMIVKEERKTITVVFPDGRDGRTFTLKAETTEDLNEWRSALENALAQAPSVANTAGQHPVTTTDITEPAEAAVEQSEDKSVIGRPAEFALVDADGTTAFLEKALKFIEDYGVKVEGILRQSADVEEVKRRIRDYEKGKNEFSPEEDAHVIGDCIKYILREMPSSPVPASCCTSLVRAYRTDKTRRLDAMNRVIYEVFPEPNRQLLQRILKMMQIVGSHKAVNRMSASALAACMAPLLLRPLLLGECEIDSDFSMAGDSSFQLLQAAAAANHAQAIVIIMLEEYDQIFDDIEDGSYSSDAYTESDIDKEYSTDNDIHEDDGSYGSGEDDVEEDLNDNTEHSSGNRGERDSNIRVGNADDQVISGPACDENDKVVQPPVRTTRVEHGVPTEESNQISSLQKVDETSQMESNLPSQSKQESTNESKRNSWGRTSARKDLSTEEANCCGGDDDEAHIVKLENNKSHLQSKITMEVKENTVLQASLERRKEALHERRVALEKEVENLRDQLQKERNLRASLESGLMNMRRGQVSFPSTIDSKTKADLEEVAAAEADIMNLKQKVSDLRGQLNNQAQLSSTSLCESCNNKRLLNTDKIVDGEQNAALSTEISSSVKAPTVPDMFWATNQMVQKMLVSKDGQDGSLTTRWNFAQRQNSNNAVTNKAQGSSTKAEESGMAPSSALAKLTSRLNFLKERRALLASEMQNLDLGRPQAQGPTAPPKGDSS